A genome region from Geodermatophilus bullaregiensis includes the following:
- a CDS encoding 3-hydroxybutyrate dehydrogenase, whose translation MSAEDLQGRRAMVTGGGSGIGRAVAARLAEAGAEVVVVDRDGAAAEEVARTVGGTPVTADLSDLAAVDRLDVDVDVLVNNAGFQHVSPVHEFPVEVFSTIQRLMVEAPFRLVRRALPHMYGRGWGRVVNVSSVHGLRASAYKVAYVTAKHGLEGLSKVVALEGAPHGVTSNCVNPAYVRTPLVEGQIADQARSHGISEEAVVEQVMLAPAALKRLIEPAEVADAVAWLCSPAATSVTGTSLVMDGGWTAH comes from the coding sequence AGCGCGGAGGACCTCCAGGGGCGGCGGGCGATGGTGACCGGTGGCGGGTCCGGGATCGGCCGGGCGGTCGCCGCCCGGCTGGCCGAGGCCGGCGCCGAGGTGGTGGTGGTCGACCGGGACGGCGCGGCGGCCGAGGAGGTGGCCAGGACCGTCGGGGGCACGCCGGTCACCGCCGACCTCTCCGACCTCGCCGCCGTCGACCGGCTCGACGTCGACGTCGACGTGCTGGTGAACAACGCCGGCTTCCAGCACGTGTCGCCGGTGCACGAGTTCCCCGTCGAGGTGTTCTCGACGATCCAGCGGCTGATGGTCGAGGCGCCGTTCCGGCTGGTCCGCCGCGCGCTGCCGCACATGTACGGCCGCGGCTGGGGCCGGGTGGTCAACGTCAGCTCGGTGCACGGGCTGCGGGCGTCGGCCTACAAGGTCGCCTACGTCACCGCCAAGCACGGGCTGGAGGGCCTGTCCAAGGTGGTCGCGCTCGAGGGCGCGCCGCACGGGGTCACCTCCAACTGCGTCAACCCGGCCTACGTGCGCACGCCGCTGGTGGAGGGGCAGATCGCCGACCAGGCGCGCAGCCACGGGATCTCCGAGGAGGCGGTCGTCGAGCAGGTGATGCTCGCGCCGGCGGCGCTCAAGCGGCTGATCGAGCCGGCCGAGGTCGCCGACGCCGTCGCCTGGCTGTGCTCGCCGGCCGCCACCTCGGTCACGGGCACCTCCCTGGTGATGGACGGCGGGTGGACCGCCCACTGA
- a CDS encoding helix-turn-helix domain-containing protein, with translation MDRPLMEDRLPARRPAAGPYRGPAPGRMPVVARTAALPADGGGAPRVTVAAAEYLRLVLDDAAAIEYEGPLVRARAAGADAGTLAELEDLRLLALQVRAAFAARRRRESELSALFDTASDLAALRGVDSVLTAIVRRARQLLGTDVSYLTLNDDAHGDTYMRVTDGSVSARFQALRLPMGEGLGGLVAQTAAPYATASYFTDARFHHTDEINGGVREEGLVAILGVPLIRGSQVIGVLYAADRTERTFDRSEVALLGSLAAHAAIAIDNARLLEETRTALEELSAATRELRAHTESVERAAGAHDRFIDVVLRGGGVEDVAAAVTEALGGRITVLDEEGRPTGGGDAATALPPDPAGALAMARATGRTVRDGEWWTAAVTVGSDLLGGLVLQRADDLADSDQRILERAALVTALLLLIRRTASEAEGRVRGELLDELLTAPLRDADGLRERARRLGADLDRPLSVVVVRVEERSRGRALAAATHLAATRAGLAGQRDGRVVLCLPDLDAGAAAALVCRELTAAVGRPVTAGGAGPVHGPAAVAGACAEAGRCASTLEALGRAGQSAGAGELGFVGLLVGEGRDVPGFVAATLGPVLEYDARRGTDLVATLRAWFDTGGSPARAAEVLNVHVNTVTQRLDRVGRLLGRDWSAPERALEVQLALRLHRLTAVHGG, from the coding sequence GTGGACCGCCCACTGATGGAGGACCGCCTGCCCGCCCGCCGGCCCGCGGCCGGGCCCTACCGGGGGCCGGCACCGGGCAGGATGCCGGTCGTGGCCCGCACCGCAGCCCTGCCCGCCGACGGAGGGGGCGCGCCGCGGGTGACCGTCGCGGCCGCCGAGTACCTGCGGCTGGTCCTCGACGACGCCGCGGCCATCGAGTACGAGGGGCCGCTGGTGCGCGCCCGGGCCGCGGGGGCCGACGCCGGCACGCTGGCCGAGCTGGAGGACCTGCGGCTCCTGGCGCTGCAGGTGCGCGCCGCCTTCGCCGCTCGCCGGCGGCGGGAGTCCGAGCTCTCCGCCCTGTTCGACACCGCCAGCGACCTCGCCGCGCTGCGCGGCGTCGACTCGGTGCTCACCGCGATCGTCCGCCGCGCCCGCCAGCTGCTGGGTACCGACGTCTCCTACCTGACGCTCAACGACGACGCCCACGGCGACACCTACATGCGGGTCACCGACGGCTCGGTGTCGGCGCGCTTCCAGGCGCTGCGGCTGCCGATGGGCGAGGGCCTCGGCGGGCTGGTCGCCCAGACGGCGGCGCCGTACGCGACGGCGAGCTACTTCACCGACGCCCGCTTCCACCACACCGACGAGATCAACGGCGGCGTGCGCGAGGAGGGCCTGGTCGCGATCCTCGGCGTGCCGCTGATCCGCGGGTCGCAGGTCATCGGCGTCCTCTACGCCGCCGACCGCACCGAGCGGACCTTCGACCGCTCCGAGGTGGCGCTGCTCGGCTCGCTGGCCGCGCACGCGGCGATCGCCATCGACAACGCCCGGCTGCTGGAGGAGACCCGCACCGCGCTGGAGGAGCTCTCGGCCGCCACCCGGGAGCTGCGGGCGCACACCGAGTCGGTGGAGCGGGCCGCGGGCGCGCACGACCGCTTCATCGACGTCGTCCTGCGCGGCGGGGGCGTCGAGGACGTCGCCGCGGCGGTGACCGAGGCGCTCGGCGGGCGGATCACCGTGCTCGACGAGGAGGGCCGCCCGACCGGCGGCGGGGACGCCGCGACGGCGCTCCCGCCCGACCCGGCCGGGGCGCTGGCGATGGCCCGCGCGACCGGCCGCACCGTGCGCGACGGCGAGTGGTGGACCGCCGCGGTGACCGTCGGCAGCGACCTGCTCGGTGGCCTGGTGCTGCAGCGCGCCGACGACCTGGCCGACTCCGACCAGCGGATCCTCGAGCGCGCGGCCCTGGTGACCGCGCTGCTGCTGCTCATCCGGCGCACCGCCAGCGAGGCGGAGGGCCGCGTGCGCGGTGAGCTGCTCGACGAGCTGCTCACCGCGCCGCTGCGCGACGCCGACGGGCTGCGCGAGCGGGCCCGCCGGCTCGGCGCCGACCTCGACCGGCCGCTGTCGGTGGTGGTCGTCCGGGTCGAGGAGCGCTCCCGCGGCCGGGCGCTGGCCGCCGCCACCCACCTGGCCGCCACCCGCGCGGGCCTGGCCGGTCAGCGCGACGGCCGCGTCGTCCTGTGCCTGCCCGACCTGGACGCCGGCGCCGCCGCCGCGCTGGTGTGCCGCGAGCTGACGGCCGCGGTGGGTCGGCCGGTGACCGCCGGCGGCGCGGGTCCGGTGCACGGACCGGCCGCGGTGGCCGGCGCGTGCGCGGAGGCCGGGCGGTGCGCCTCGACGCTGGAGGCGCTGGGCCGGGCCGGGCAGTCGGCCGGCGCCGGCGAGCTGGGGTTCGTCGGCCTGCTGGTGGGCGAGGGGCGCGACGTGCCGGGGTTCGTGGCCGCGACGCTGGGGCCGGTGCTCGAGTACGACGCCCGCCGCGGGACCGACCTGGTCGCGACGCTGCGGGCCTGGTTCGACACCGGCGGCTCCCCCGCCCGGGCCGCCGAGGTGCTCAACGTGCACGTCAACACGGTGACCCAGCGGCTGGACCGGGTGGGCCGGCTGCTCGGCCGCGACTGGTCGGCCCCCGAGCGTGCTCTGGAGGTGCAGCTGGCGCTGCGGCTGCACCGGCTGACCGCCGTCCACGGCGGCTGA